From the Pontiella agarivorans genome, one window contains:
- the hemW gene encoding radical SAM family heme chaperone HemW, whose amino-acid sequence MTGLYIHVPLCEKRCRYCDFYKLTPDEIDSMDLYLQCLEIELRRLPSDFAPDTVFIGGGTPTALTPDEYRKMLESIERRINLSQVIEFTSEANPGTLTPEKLQVMRDGGVNRISIGVQSFNDRALQLLGRIHDAETAITGYHMLREAGFDNVNVDLIQSIPGMKPDDVLSDAETAAGLQPDHISYYNLIYEPGTPLTKARDQGLVVPPGDDEEADNYYRVKMFLEEAGYLHYEISNFSKDQKACRHNVLYWQGGEYFGCGPSSHSHWRGKRFGNIADLKGYNERMLKDRKPFDDVEYLSKEEKARETLVMWLRMTDGFDLDEFEKTSGFSAYDLCGDGIESMIEENLLQRSGNRLRLTPDALFISNAVFAELL is encoded by the coding sequence ATGACTGGTCTCTATATTCATGTTCCTCTGTGCGAAAAGCGGTGCCGCTACTGCGATTTCTATAAACTGACTCCCGATGAAATCGACAGCATGGATCTGTACCTCCAATGCCTGGAAATCGAACTGCGTCGGCTGCCGTCTGATTTTGCGCCCGACACAGTATTCATCGGCGGCGGAACACCTACAGCGCTCACGCCGGACGAATACCGGAAAATGCTCGAATCCATCGAACGGCGTATCAACCTTTCGCAAGTTATTGAATTTACCAGCGAAGCTAATCCGGGAACGCTGACGCCGGAAAAACTGCAGGTGATGCGCGACGGCGGGGTCAACCGGATATCGATCGGCGTGCAGTCCTTCAACGATCGCGCCCTGCAACTGCTGGGACGCATTCATGATGCCGAAACTGCAATTACGGGCTATCATATGCTGCGCGAGGCGGGCTTCGACAATGTGAATGTCGATCTGATTCAAAGCATCCCCGGAATGAAACCCGACGATGTACTTTCCGATGCCGAAACAGCAGCCGGACTGCAGCCAGACCATATTTCGTATTACAACCTGATTTATGAACCCGGCACACCGCTGACAAAAGCCCGAGACCAGGGATTGGTGGTTCCGCCGGGCGACGACGAGGAAGCGGACAACTATTATCGGGTGAAAATGTTTCTCGAAGAGGCCGGCTATCTTCACTACGAAATTTCCAATTTTTCCAAAGACCAAAAAGCGTGCCGGCACAATGTGCTCTATTGGCAGGGCGGGGAATATTTCGGTTGCGGCCCCTCAAGCCATTCCCACTGGCGCGGAAAGCGCTTCGGCAATATTGCAGACCTCAAGGGCTACAACGAGCGGATGCTGAAAGATCGGAAACCGTTTGATGACGTGGAATATCTTTCCAAAGAGGAGAAAGCAAGGGAAACCCTCGTGATGTGGCTGCGTATGACCGATGGTTTTGACCTCGATGAATTTGAAAAAACGTCCGGCTTTTCTGCATACGACCTCTGCGGAGACGGCATAGAATCAATGATTGAGGAAAATCTGCTCCAGCGTTCGGGAAACCGGCTTCGCTTAACCCCCGACGCCCTGTTTATCAGCAATGCGGTTTTCGCTGAACTGCTCTAA
- a CDS encoding glycoside hydrolase family 127 protein, protein MIMMSTLAVCGSVLAQQQGLLNTADSPYIAFHNPDIGDCQWTDGFWADKFKLCEEVMVPHMGEILKGDVGFAYDNFKIAAGLKEGKHQGMNWHDGDFYKWMEAATYVYSINKDPEILKELDEIIGVIAKAQCDDGYLSTQTQIPDIKRGKQERWANRQLHEMYNSGHLLTAACIHKRVTGQDNFFKIAKKHADFLVKTFMPCPEHLKRFGFNQTQIMGLVEMYRETGNKKYLQLAEDFVNRRGKSGAEPAPEATYKFIGDMVQERTPLRKAKEAAGHSVLALYYYAGAADIYAETGEQALIDALDRMWDSVVNHKMYITGACGQTHHGVSSKVDMIHEGFIGDYMMPNATAYNETCANICNAMFSYRLLGIHGESKYADIMELVLYNSALSGIDQEGTHYFYTNPLRRTCDKKMGITDYENRADYIPCFCCPPNLVRTIAKVSNWAYSLTPNGVAVNLYGGNRLDTEMIDGSALKLKQESGYPWDGAVRITVEQCKADEFDLMLRIPQWAEGASLKVNGKKMDIAVVPGTYAVVSRHWKSGDTVALDLPLEVKLMTGHPLIEETRNQAAIKRGPVVYCMETPDLPENTSILDVYLPSDIKLKPATDKQLIDGATTLKGKVLIHKSQTQQMYSSLDQPAWDKVDSQFVPYYAWSNRGTAEMTVWLPIVWK, encoded by the coding sequence ATGATAATGATGAGTACTCTGGCTGTTTGCGGCTCTGTTCTTGCGCAACAGCAGGGGCTGCTGAACACTGCCGATTCACCGTATATTGCATTCCATAATCCAGATATTGGCGACTGCCAGTGGACCGACGGCTTCTGGGCGGATAAGTTTAAATTGTGCGAAGAAGTCATGGTTCCGCACATGGGTGAAATTCTCAAGGGAGATGTCGGTTTTGCATATGATAATTTCAAGATTGCTGCCGGACTGAAAGAGGGTAAACACCAGGGTATGAACTGGCACGATGGTGATTTCTATAAGTGGATGGAGGCCGCCACCTACGTTTATTCCATCAATAAGGATCCGGAAATTCTGAAAGAACTGGATGAAATTATCGGAGTCATTGCCAAGGCTCAGTGCGATGACGGTTATCTTTCGACGCAAACGCAGATTCCTGACATCAAGCGCGGCAAACAGGAACGCTGGGCCAACCGTCAGTTGCACGAAATGTATAATTCGGGCCATCTGCTGACTGCGGCCTGTATCCATAAGCGGGTGACCGGACAGGATAACTTTTTCAAAATCGCAAAAAAGCATGCCGATTTTCTGGTGAAAACCTTCATGCCCTGCCCCGAGCATCTGAAACGCTTCGGTTTCAACCAGACCCAGATCATGGGACTGGTTGAAATGTACCGCGAAACCGGAAATAAAAAATATCTTCAGCTGGCTGAAGACTTTGTGAACCGTCGTGGAAAAAGCGGGGCTGAACCTGCCCCGGAAGCTACATATAAATTTATCGGCGATATGGTTCAGGAGCGGACGCCGTTGCGCAAAGCTAAAGAAGCGGCCGGCCATTCTGTGCTGGCCCTCTACTACTATGCCGGTGCGGCGGACATCTATGCGGAAACCGGTGAACAGGCACTGATCGATGCACTTGACCGGATGTGGGACAGCGTCGTGAATCATAAGATGTACATCACGGGGGCCTGCGGCCAGACCCACCATGGCGTTTCTTCAAAAGTGGATATGATCCACGAGGGCTTCATCGGCGACTATATGATGCCTAACGCCACGGCCTATAACGAAACCTGCGCCAATATCTGCAATGCCATGTTCTCTTACCGTCTTCTCGGGATTCACGGGGAATCAAAATATGCCGATATCATGGAGCTGGTGCTCTATAATTCCGCGCTTTCCGGCATCGACCAAGAGGGTACGCACTATTTTTATACCAATCCGCTGCGTCGGACCTGCGATAAAAAAATGGGGATTACCGATTATGAAAACCGCGCAGACTATATCCCCTGTTTCTGCTGTCCGCCAAATTTGGTACGCACCATTGCCAAAGTGTCCAACTGGGCCTACAGCCTGACTCCTAACGGTGTAGCCGTGAACCTATACGGCGGCAATCGGCTGGATACGGAAATGATCGACGGCTCCGCGCTTAAACTGAAACAGGAAAGCGGCTATCCCTGGGACGGCGCAGTCCGAATTACAGTTGAACAGTGCAAAGCGGATGAATTTGATCTGATGCTTCGCATTCCCCAATGGGCAGAAGGAGCTTCTTTGAAGGTCAATGGAAAGAAGATGGATATTGCAGTGGTTCCGGGAACATATGCCGTGGTTTCCAGACACTGGAAATCCGGTGATACTGTGGCGCTGGATCTTCCGCTTGAGGTCAAGCTGATGACCGGCCACCCTCTGATTGAAGAAACCCGCAATCAGGCCGCCATCAAACGCGGTCCCGTGGTCTACTGCATGGAAACGCCTGACCTGCCCGAAAACACGTCCATTCTGGATGTTTATCTCCCTTCCGATATCAAGCTGAAACCGGCAACGGATAAACAGTTGATCGATGGTGCGACCACACTTAAAGGAAAAGTGCTGATTCATAAGTCACAGACTCAGCAGATGTACAGCTCGCTCGATCAGCCGGCATGGGATAAAGTTGATTCCCAGTTTGTTCCTTATTATGCGTGGAGTAACCGCGGTACTGCCGAAATGACGGTCTGGCTCCCGATCGTCTGGAAATAA
- a CDS encoding response regulator transcription factor has translation MIPIDLWIVEDDAGYRRNLRTSLEREKHIKVSRVFPSCIEFLAAVQEGAAPDLVLMDLGLPEMSGVEGIKKLRKMAPDITVIVLTVMEDKKKVLQSLDAGAAGYLLKSSSVREIISGLQQVFVGGAALSPEIAKIVLEEVRKPSPEEAFNLSTREVEVLEQLAEGLTVKEIAGKLNISRATAAFHLGNIYQKLNVQSQTGAVAKALRAGII, from the coding sequence ATGATTCCAATTGATCTATGGATTGTTGAAGACGACGCCGGGTACCGCAGAAATCTGCGGACATCGCTTGAGCGGGAGAAGCATATTAAAGTCAGCCGTGTTTTTCCCTCGTGTATTGAATTTCTCGCGGCCGTTCAGGAGGGGGCCGCCCCGGATCTGGTGCTTATGGATCTGGGGCTCCCGGAAATGAGCGGTGTTGAGGGCATTAAAAAACTCAGAAAGATGGCGCCGGATATTACGGTGATTGTTCTGACGGTTATGGAAGACAAGAAAAAGGTACTGCAGTCGCTGGACGCCGGTGCAGCGGGGTATCTGCTGAAAAGTTCCAGTGTTCGGGAAATTATCAGCGGCCTGCAGCAGGTATTCGTCGGCGGAGCCGCCCTGAGCCCGGAAATTGCCAAAATTGTGCTGGAGGAAGTCCGCAAACCAAGTCCCGAGGAAGCCTTCAACCTCTCTACGCGGGAGGTTGAGGTGCTGGAGCAGCTGGCCGAAGGGCTGACCGTTAAAGAAATTGCCGGCAAACTGAACATCAGCCGCGCCACAGCCGCATTTCATCTGGGCAATATCTATCAGAAACTCAATGTACAGTCGCAAACCGGAGCCGTGGCCAAAGCTCTGCGGGCCGGCATCATCTAG
- a CDS encoding AraC family transcriptional regulator, translating to MSLVKSRELFGESSFPVTVEKVIDRTLIQKELHRHEYFEMLYVEKGALVNKFKGTEIVMKPGDMLIMKPYVLHLLDDASRKKGRKAFCCSFLPQAVDSDIQSLEALKGSCSPNRYFFKPFISLADEGISAVQLKFDAEKRKKVAELLSALKEQTQDTSERGTALTRYHFLALLSFLTEEYERHEGVDQTVQADLSVPVSRYLEGLRKTLNYIHDHYAEPLALEDMAAMSGASETYFCRLFKHETGMTFLNYLNGLRIERACVLLRDTTDNALDICYEVGFNDYTHFGRQFKKHVGMSPADYRKQNPHVRRYRET from the coding sequence ATGTCATTGGTAAAATCGAGAGAACTGTTTGGCGAATCTTCATTTCCGGTTACCGTGGAAAAGGTGATTGACCGGACCCTGATCCAGAAGGAACTGCATCGGCATGAATATTTTGAAATGCTGTATGTCGAAAAAGGGGCGCTGGTTAACAAATTCAAAGGCACGGAAATTGTCATGAAGCCGGGCGACATGCTGATCATGAAACCCTATGTGCTGCACCTGTTGGATGATGCATCTCGAAAAAAGGGCCGCAAGGCCTTTTGCTGCAGCTTTCTTCCCCAGGCTGTTGATTCCGATATCCAGTCTCTGGAAGCGCTGAAAGGATCCTGTTCACCGAACCGTTATTTTTTCAAACCGTTTATTTCGCTCGCGGATGAAGGCATTTCCGCGGTGCAGCTTAAATTTGATGCGGAGAAACGAAAAAAAGTGGCCGAACTTTTATCCGCATTAAAAGAACAGACCCAGGATACATCGGAACGCGGAACCGCCCTCACCCGCTATCATTTTCTGGCGTTGCTCTCTTTTCTTACGGAAGAATATGAACGTCATGAGGGCGTAGATCAGACTGTACAGGCAGACCTTTCCGTTCCGGTTTCCCGCTATCTTGAAGGACTGAGGAAAACGCTGAATTATATTCATGACCATTATGCTGAACCGCTGGCGCTCGAGGATATGGCGGCAATGAGCGGTGCGTCGGAAACCTATTTCTGCCGGCTCTTTAAACACGAAACCGGAATGACGTTTTTAAACTATCTGAACGGGCTTCGTATCGAACGGGCCTGTGTGCTGCTGCGCGACACTACGGACAATGCTCTCGATATCTGTTACGAAGTCGGATTCAACGATTATACCCACTTCGGCCGGCAGTTTAAGAAACATGTCGGGATGTCTCCGGCGGATTACCGCAAACAGAATCCACATGTCCGGCGTTATCGCGAAACCTAG
- a CDS encoding FAD-dependent oxidoreductase, with translation MMKRRDYFKSGAVAAVGIPMLGKASEDQGFQGERAADNWYQVADGECALPIRKKRIQCDVAVLGGGLAGICAAVAAARNGARTVLVQDRPVLGGNSSSEMRVHVNGVNHLRPDNYAERETGIIEELLLHNRFHNKQESWPVWDHLLYDFVISEPNLELLLNTQATKAIMDGSTIQAAKCWQLTTETEIIIEAEQFIDCSGDGLLAATSGALYRTGREGKKEFGEKFAPDEPDGWQMGATLLMHSEDMGKPMPFEAPSWAIPYDVENQNPKRNFNGFHNGLWWMEVGSDADIIGEQEEIRHKLMGYAYGVWDYLKNHSDIPGIENHALTWVQSLPGKRESRRFIGDYILREGDLTGHTHFKDTVGYGGWSLDEHCWAGIENLEDPPSYFHYHFHKVYEIPYRSLYSKNITNLSFAGRNISQTHIALSSTRLMATCSTMGMAVGTAAAMCIHKHCNPRDIAQKHINALQENLLREDSFLPHRPARDEKDLARKAALIAASSTVSGDAALLNDGVARDFEGVEHGWESHGLPAEVIMEWEEPINLSKVEIKCDTNLKRNICMRKDSKVSFNYWNDVPVELLKSLDVEARVNGKWVKVGSNHDNRRRLIKFDFDPVRTSGIRINLKETYGAPNAKLFEVRCYEA, from the coding sequence ATGATGAAAAGACGCGATTATTTTAAAAGCGGAGCGGTTGCGGCGGTAGGTATTCCAATGCTTGGAAAAGCCTCCGAAGATCAGGGGTTTCAGGGCGAACGCGCCGCTGATAACTGGTATCAGGTCGCTGACGGTGAATGCGCTCTGCCGATTCGGAAAAAAAGAATTCAGTGCGATGTCGCGGTGCTCGGCGGTGGACTGGCCGGCATCTGCGCGGCCGTTGCGGCGGCGCGCAACGGGGCCCGAACAGTACTGGTTCAGGACCGACCGGTGCTTGGCGGAAATTCGTCGAGCGAAATGCGGGTTCATGTTAATGGCGTTAATCATCTGCGACCCGATAACTACGCTGAACGCGAAACCGGAATTATTGAAGAACTCCTGCTGCATAACCGCTTCCACAATAAGCAGGAATCCTGGCCGGTATGGGATCACCTGCTTTACGATTTTGTGATCAGCGAACCGAATCTGGAACTTTTGCTCAATACGCAGGCCACCAAAGCGATTATGGATGGAAGTACGATTCAGGCCGCCAAATGCTGGCAGCTGACCACGGAAACCGAAATCATAATTGAGGCCGAGCAGTTTATCGACTGCTCCGGCGATGGCCTGCTGGCCGCAACTTCCGGAGCGCTTTATCGGACCGGGCGCGAAGGTAAAAAAGAATTCGGTGAAAAATTTGCACCGGATGAGCCTGATGGCTGGCAGATGGGGGCCACGCTGCTGATGCATTCCGAAGATATGGGCAAACCGATGCCTTTCGAGGCGCCCTCCTGGGCCATTCCGTATGATGTGGAGAATCAGAATCCGAAACGCAATTTCAATGGGTTCCATAATGGTCTGTGGTGGATGGAGGTCGGAAGTGATGCTGATATTATCGGAGAGCAGGAGGAAATCCGCCATAAGCTGATGGGCTATGCCTATGGTGTCTGGGACTACCTCAAAAACCACAGCGATATTCCGGGCATTGAAAATCACGCGCTCACCTGGGTACAGTCCCTGCCCGGCAAACGCGAATCCCGCCGCTTTATCGGGGATTACATTTTGCGGGAAGGCGATTTGACCGGTCATACCCATTTTAAAGATACCGTCGGTTACGGCGGATGGTCGCTGGATGAACATTGCTGGGCCGGTATTGAAAACCTCGAAGATCCGCCGAGCTATTTTCACTATCATTTCCATAAAGTGTATGAAATCCCCTATCGGTCGCTCTATTCCAAAAATATTACCAACCTCTCCTTTGCCGGACGTAATATCAGCCAGACGCATATTGCACTTTCATCAACCCGGCTGATGGCCACCTGCTCCACCATGGGTATGGCGGTCGGAACTGCGGCGGCGATGTGTATCCATAAACATTGCAACCCCCGTGATATTGCTCAGAAACATATCAATGCGCTGCAGGAAAATCTGTTGCGTGAAGATTCGTTTCTTCCGCATCGCCCGGCAAGGGACGAAAAAGATCTTGCTCGAAAAGCTGCACTTATTGCCGCCTCATCCACGGTCAGTGGCGATGCCGCACTTCTGAACGACGGCGTTGCCCGCGATTTTGAAGGCGTCGAGCATGGTTGGGAATCACATGGGCTGCCCGCCGAAGTGATCATGGAATGGGAGGAGCCGATTAATCTTTCGAAAGTGGAGATTAAGTGCGACACGAACCTGAAACGCAATATCTGCATGCGTAAAGACTCCAAAGTCAGTTTTAACTATTGGAACGATGTTCCGGTTGAGCTGCTTAAATCGCTCGATGTTGAAGCACGTGTAAACGGCAAATGGGTCAAGGTCGGCTCCAACCATGACAACCGGCGGCGGTTGATCAAATTCGACTTCGACCCGGTTCGTACTTCCGGAATCCGGATCAACCTGAAGGAGACCTACGGCGCGCCGAATGCGAAGCTGTTTGAAGTCCGATGCTATGAAGCCTGA
- a CDS encoding FAD-dependent oxidoreductase, producing MADNKKQVVVIGNGMAGYRFCEKLLEYDAHHQYAMTVLGDEPVPAYDRVSLSTLFSGRRQAELYFAEQRWYDYYKIDLNLGSRAVSVDRKAKSVTAEDGTEYSYDKLVIATGSRPIIPAIGNTALGGVHVYRTAADVKAIREEARNAKNAVVIGGGLLGLEIAEACREMGLETTILEREKFLMPEQLDEMAGKLLDMKIEELGIHLKLGAHVQSLKGESDIERVVLDNGDVFDADLVVVTAGITPNDEIGTEAGLERGARGGIAIGKTTQTSDPDIYAIGECAAFKDTLFGLVAPCYAMAETCAAHLGGINKTFALQKPASKLKLLDLQVASIGNIHLPEDGDVDYFYDQDIQNGVYKKLLISKDWKTLYGAILVGEFSEFERLRKYIEKGLEMPDHPRELLAPIGRPIELDIELEDDDLVCFCNHVTKGDICKAIDAHNLKDASGVMATTYAAGLCGGCYDTVVAVTKQYIEHGV from the coding sequence ATGGCGGATAATAAAAAGCAGGTTGTGGTAATCGGTAACGGAATGGCGGGCTATCGCTTCTGTGAAAAGCTGCTCGAATATGATGCTCACCATCAATATGCCATGACTGTGCTGGGTGATGAACCCGTGCCGGCCTATGACCGTGTTTCACTTTCCACCCTCTTTTCCGGACGACGGCAGGCTGAGCTGTATTTTGCAGAGCAGCGTTGGTATGACTATTACAAGATTGATCTGAATCTCGGAAGCCGGGCGGTTTCGGTCGACCGCAAAGCGAAAAGTGTTACAGCGGAAGACGGCACCGAATATTCCTACGATAAGCTGGTGATCGCCACGGGCTCGCGGCCCATCATTCCGGCCATTGGAAATACGGCGCTTGGCGGTGTACACGTTTACCGGACCGCAGCAGATGTAAAAGCCATCCGAGAGGAAGCTCGGAACGCCAAAAACGCGGTAGTCATCGGTGGCGGCCTGCTGGGGCTGGAAATTGCTGAGGCCTGTCGTGAAATGGGCTTGGAAACCACGATTCTGGAACGCGAAAAATTCCTGATGCCGGAACAGCTCGACGAAATGGCGGGAAAGCTGCTCGATATGAAAATCGAGGAATTAGGCATTCATCTCAAACTCGGTGCACACGTCCAGAGCCTGAAAGGCGAATCGGATATTGAGCGTGTTGTGCTCGACAATGGCGATGTATTCGATGCGGACCTCGTGGTGGTCACGGCCGGGATTACGCCCAACGATGAGATTGGTACCGAGGCCGGACTCGAGCGTGGAGCTCGCGGCGGCATTGCCATCGGTAAAACCACCCAGACCTCTGATCCCGATATTTATGCCATTGGAGAATGTGCGGCGTTCAAGGATACGCTTTTCGGGCTCGTTGCCCCCTGCTATGCCATGGCTGAAACCTGTGCTGCCCATCTCGGCGGAATCAATAAAACCTTTGCACTTCAGAAGCCGGCTTCAAAACTGAAACTGCTCGACCTGCAGGTCGCCAGTATCGGAAACATCCACCTCCCGGAAGACGGAGATGTCGATTATTTCTACGATCAGGACATTCAAAACGGCGTGTATAAAAAGCTGCTGATATCCAAGGATTGGAAAACGCTCTACGGGGCCATTCTGGTGGGTGAATTTTCAGAATTTGAACGTCTGCGAAAATATATTGAAAAAGGGCTCGAAATGCCCGACCACCCCCGCGAGCTACTGGCCCCGATCGGGCGGCCGATTGAGCTGGATATTGAGCTCGAGGACGATGATCTGGTCTGCTTCTGCAACCACGTCACCAAAGGTGACATCTGCAAGGCAATCGATGCGCATAACCTGAAGGATGCTTCAGGCGTTATGGCTACAACCTATGCGGCCGGGCTGTGCGGCGGTTGCTACGACACCGTGGTGGCCGTGACCAAACAGTATATTGAACACGGCGTTTGA